The DNA sequence CAATCGACTATTGGATTCCCTAGAAATGGAAAGGATTATCCGAAACCGGGAGATGCAGATCCGAACCAAACAGGGGGCAAGACGCCATGCACTTGTTTCGGGATCTATGGTGGAAAACAAAAAGGGGCGGCCTCTGGGGTTAACTTTTGTTATCCACGATATAACCGAACGCAAGATTGCTGAGGAGGAGTTGGCAACCACAAAAAGCTACCTTGAAACCATACTTAATTCTATGCTCTCTGCCATCGTCATAATAGACGCTGAAAGCCACATGGTTATCGATCTAAACAATGCTGCTCTTAGGATGCTGGGGACCCAGCGGGAAGAGGCAGTTGGCAAGGTCTGCCACAATTTCCTCTGCCCCACCGAAAAAGGAAGATGCCCCATCACAGACCTCGGCTTAACCATGGAGAGCCAAGAGAGAACCCTCACGAGAGCGAACGGAGAAAAAATTCAGATCCTGAAAAACGTGGTTAAACTTGATTCCCCCATAGGCTTGTTGCTTATCGAGAACTTCATCGACATAACTGAACGCAAAAAAATTGAGCAGCAACTGGTTAAAGCTCAGCGTTTGGCTTCGATTGGCGAGTTGGCGGGGCAGCTTGGGCATGACCTGCGTAACCCGCTTGCAGGCATAAAAAACGGGGTTTACTATGTCAAGAAAAAGGGGAATTCCATCTCGGCTGAGCAACGGGAAGAAATTTTGAAGATAATTGAGGTAGCTGTTGAGGATTCAAACCGCATAGTAACCAGCCTGATTGATTACTCAAGTGAACTGCATCTTTCCTTAGGCGAGACTACTCCCTGCTATATTGTAGCTAAGGCGCTGGCTAAGCTTGAAGTCCCACAGCGCATAACCATCCAAAACCAAGCAGCCGACGACACCGCCCTTCGGGTTGATGAGGCAAAAATCGAGGATACGGTGGCCCGAATCATACAGAACGCCATCCACGCTATCCCCGAGGAGGGAACCATCCGGATTTTGAGCCGACAAGAGGGCGCAAGCATCAAATTATCCTTCACCGATTCAGGCATAGGCATCCCCCAGAATGTAATACCTAAACTTTTCACGCCTCTGTTCACCACCAAAGCCAAGGGGATGGGGATGAGTTTAGCAATCTGCAAGCGGGTGGTGGAGGCGCATGGCGGCGCAATCACGGTTGAGAGCACCCTGGGAAAAGGCACCACAGTAGTGGTTTCTCTGCCGCACAAGCAGCAACTCCAGACTGAATTGGCGGCGGCTTTAATTGCAGTTTAAATATTCACTTTGAGGTTCTGCTTGACGCGGAACCGCACGATTTCCCCTATCAGCTCCAGCGGCAGCGGCTCAGAGAGGGGGAAGCGGATGGCTCCTTTGCTGGTTTTGTATGCCTGCAGCTTCTCTTTGAAGGCTTCTACGCCCTCTGGGGTGGGGAAAAAGCCGATGTGACTCTTGAAGGCGGCGAAGTAGACGAGGATGCCGTTTTGGCGGTAAGCGGGCATCTGGTAGCTGATGGTTTCCTCCGCTTCGGGTGCGGCCTTTCGGATGGTCTGGCGTATCTGCCGCAGGGGAACTTGTGTTTTCTCTGGAAAGAAAGCGATGTATTCATCGACTGTCTGGATTTGAGTTTTCATCTGAACTTCCTATTTCATAAGATAGTCGAGGTCATGTTTATGTTCTCCTCTACGATGCCTTCAGGGCCTGGCTTAGGCTAAAATCCGCGATACCTGCAGAAACTTGCGCTTCACTGCCTCTTTGTGGGCGGCGAGGGTATGTAACAATCACTTATACCCCGCCGAGGCGCTATAAACTGCGGAGAATGCTATGGTCGAAGTCATAGTTGAATGGTTTTCGAGCTTCCAAAACGTGCTGGGCCTAGTTTTAATCGCCGGTTCCATAGCGATACTGCTGGCGACGCTGCAGCTGTCCAGCAAAAACTTTGAAACTTACTGAGGGCCTCTTAGAGCCCCCAGGTTTGGGTAAGGGACTTTGTAGGCTGCTCCTTTTTGCTTTTCTCCTTCTTCTTCTCGTGGCTTTTGAAGCGGTTAATCTTCACGGTTGATGCTTCAATCGAAACATAGTGGGTGAGGTTTAAGTCGCGGTGGTAAATGTACTTCTTGACGGCGTGATGAAGCTCCGAAAGAGACGCCTCCTCAGTTTGCGCCACAATGAGTTTGCCTTTTTCTTGGTGGACCTCGGTTTTTAGGCGGGTTTGTAGAAATTTAGATAGATTATCTGCTTCTTCTTTTAGGTCTCCTGGGTCGACTTGGAGTTTCTCTTGGGGTTGTTCTTTATGTTTAAACAGCAAAGGGTTACCCCCATACAGCTTAGACGCTTATGATATTAAAGTCTTAAGCAAAAAAGCCCTCGCAGGCAGGTTTGGTGGGGCTTCCCGGATTTGAATGCGGTCAATTCCATGGCCGACAAACCTTAGCTTATACCACTGGTAATCTTTTTATTCCCTCTATCTTGCTAAAGTGATCGTCAAAGGAGTAAACTTCCGCAATACCGTTTTGGCGCATCACATCCAAGGCTAACGCGTCGTTGGGGTCAAAACTGTAATCCTCACTTAACTCGACAGCAGCAAAATAGCCGTCGCGTGTTACATCCACGATTTTGACGTTGTCAAGCATGAAGAGTCCCAGAATTACCCGTGTCAAAGAGTCTTTGGGCATACCATGTTTTAGGATGTTTACAACTTCGGACAGTTGAACGACGGTGGTTGTGATTTCTTCTTTGCCCTCAGAGACAGAGCGAATTATGTTTTGGGCCTGTTCTTTCATGGCTTGTTCTTTTTGGCTAAGCGGCTTTTTGGCCTTATAGTAGGCGTAGACAAAGATGTTGGCGTCTAGGAACCTCATGGGTGTCTGCCAGCGTTTTTCTTTTCAAACTCTGTCCAGTTGCCAATGGAATCGACGCCTAAGTCTGCTTTGTCGAAGAACTCGGTTAAGTTAACTTTGCGTTTGGGAATCAGTTTTAGGCAGCCTTTTCGTTTTACAACGTAGACTTCTTTGGTTTCGTTAACTTCGGATTCGCGCCAGTCAGCGGGTAGGATGATTCGGCCTTGTTGATCCAGTTTTTTGACTTCAACACCAGATTCCAATGTTTTCACCATAATATCGATGGATTAACCATAATTAAAATATTCCGACAATCAACAAGGTTTTCAATGTTACATGCAGACCAAGCCTATGCGAAAGTGGTGGGGCTTCCCGGATTTGAACCGGGGTCTACATGTTAAACCTCAATCGTTAGGCAGACGCTGCATAGTGCTGTCACTCAGTGTGTGGTCGATGAAAGAAGAATAATATTATGATAGTTTGCAGACTTGTTATATTCGATTTCTGTTTTTACTTTAAAAACCTGTAAAATATTCTCAGGCGTCAAGACCTCTTTTGGGGTGCCTGCCGCATAGATTTTGCCACAGTGCAATAGAAGCAATTTATCGCAATATCTTGAAGCGAAATTAAGTTCATGCGTAACCAACACGGTGATCAGTTTTTTTTCGCGGGTCAACTTTTGAATCAACGACAGCAGGTCCAATTGATGATTGACATCTAAGTGCAATGTAGGTTCATCAAGAAGAAGAATTTGCGGTTCTTGAGTAAGTGCACGCGCGATGATTACACGTTGCATCTCGCCCCCGCTTAATTCAGTCACTGGTCTTTCTGATAAGTGCTCTATGCCCATCTGCTGCATTGCTTCTTCTACCGCTTTCAAATCCGTCGAGGTTTCTCCGCCTAACCTTTCAATGTATGGGGTTCGCCCCATCAGTATAGTTTCAAATACACTAAATGGGTAGAGCGAGTTTTCTTTCTGGGGCACAAGACCAATCTGCTTTGCAATTTCTCGCCTATCACTTAAGAAAAGATTCGCTTCATTGAGAAGAATTGATCCCTTTTTTGGTTTAAGCAAAAGATCGATGCATTTGAGCAACGTGCTTTTTCCTGAACCGTTAGGTCCAAGTATCCCAAACAAGTTGCCTTCTGTTACGTCGAACGTCACATCTTGGAGGATTTCGCTACTTTCATAAGTGAAAGCCACATTTTTTACGCTTAGCTTCAATTTTTAAGCCACCTTTCTGTCTTTTTGAAGTATTATTGAGACGAAGAAGGGTGCGCCCACAAGGCCCATTATTACTCCTACGGGCACTTCTACAGGGTAGGTTATTGTTCGGGCTAATGTATCTGCTAACACAATCAGAATTGCGCCGCATAACCCTGATGCAGGCAACAAAACCCTATTGTCAGGTCCAACTAGTCTGCGTGTAATATGTGGTCCTACTAAACCTACAAACCCTATACAGCCACTTACAGAAACCGCTGCAGCGGTAATTAACGAAGCGGTGAACAGCAGTATTTTGGTTACATTTGAAACGTTTATGCCTAAACTCAGCGCCTGTTCTTCCCCGCTTAGAAAAACGTTGAGATCAAAACTAAAAATCATTGCCACAACGAATCCTATGGCAACCATTGGCAAGATTGTATAAAAGTCGGTCCATGTTGCAGACCATAACCCGCCAATTGTCCAAAAAACTATTGCGCGCAACTGTTCATCTGCTATATACATCAGCAAGGAGACAAGGGATGCAAAAAACAGGTTAATCGCCATGCCCACAAGCAGTACCGTGTTGATGCTCAATTTTCCTTTTTTCCGAGAAATCACGTAAACCAGAAGAGTAGTTAGTAACGCAAAAAGAAAAGCCATAATAGTTAACGTAAAAGTTCCAAACACAACAATGTTCAATACAATTGCCATTGCAGCGCCAAAAGATGCGCCAGACGATATCCCCAAAAAGTAGGGTCCCGCTATTGGATTTCTGAATAAACCCTGAAGGATGCAGCCTGCAGCAGCTAACGCAAAACCGACCGCTACACCCAGCAGTATCCTGGGCAACCGGACAGTTAGAATTATGGCTTCTTGAGTTGGTGTCCAATTCGGCTCTATTAAGTTTGAGATACCGGGAATTTTGCTCAAAACGATTTTTGCGGCGCTATCGATGGACACATCAGCAATTCCTATACCGATTGTCCCGATTATCACCACGAACAAAATTATGCATAAAAGGATTATTGTTGCTGATTGCTTATGACGTGTATTCAGATATTTCTGTCTACCATTAAGAGTCATTGTTAAACCTCAGTAAGCTATGTTTCCATTTTTCTGAACAGAACTCAACGCATACATTTTGTCCCCATTCCGAGCCAAGATCAGTTAACTCTATTGTATCGTTGTTAACAGCAATCAATTTCTTGTTCAGTAATCGGTTGAAAACTTTAGGTAATGCCTGTTCCGGAGAAACACCGAATCTCTGTTGAAAATCCCTTTTATCGATCTTCTGTAAGGCAAACCCTCTAGATAGGTACCTCCGTATCTCTTCTTGCGGAGACAACTCCACTACTTCAGTAATGGGACGTTTGTTTCCCTTTATCATTTCCATGTAAGTGTGGGTTTCACCCGTATTGCGGTAAACCAAGTTGCCTAGATTTCCATTGCTCGAAACCCCCAAAGCAAGACAATCCATAGGGCTTACTCGCAGTTGCTCGTAGATGCATTTAGCTGTGGGTCGGGTAAACTTGGCAATTATTGATTCTTGAATGTATCCTGCTTTGGTTAGTAATTCGACGGCCTTTTGATACATTGCCACCTCCATCGCAGGTTTGCCCACACTTAGGTTACCGGATTGAATTTGCGTTTGTAGGCGAGTATGAGGTTCAATGTGAAGTGCAAAGAAGCTGATGCTTTCAATTTCTAAATCTATAGCTGTTTGAACATCTTCCCCAAAGTCCTCAACTGTTTGACCGGGTAGATTATACATTAAATCTATGTCGATGTTCGTGAAACCGATTTGATGGGCAGAGTTTATCCTTGAAATAACTTGTTTTTTTGTATCGGTTAGATTTAGCAGGCGCCGAATTGAATCGTTGAATGTTTGAACACCAAAACTAATTCTGTTAACTCCGGCATTTTTGGTAGAATTAAGCTTTTTTTCATCATAATTATGCGTGCATCCTTCAAGGGTTATTTCTGCGTTTGGTAAAAGATCGAAAATGCCCTTTGAGTGGATCACTAAATTGCATAATTGCTTTTCATTCAGAACTGTCGGTGTACCTCCCCCAATGTAAAGTGCACCAAATTTGGTTGAACAAATATAGGGAGACTTCGCGTATTCAGTTAACTCGTTTGTTAATGCTGTCAGGTAAGCTTCAATATGTTTGTCAAGTTTGAAAATTTTTGGGATAGCGCAAAATGAACAGAAAGAATCACAAAAGGGTATGTGAATGTATATTGCAGATGGGTTTTCTGGAAATTGGTTTTTGGTTTCAAGTAGTTTGTCAATGCAAGAGGTTTTTTTTGTTTGTTGAATAGGTGAGGAAGTGAATGGTTCTAGGGGATATAAAGGAAAAAATGCGCCTTTAATTCGGCGCTTGTAGGGCAGTTTAGGGTTAGCCTGCAAGTCGGATTAAACCCCGAAGAGTTCAGGATGACACCATTTAGCGAAGGCATCTACACCGTCTGCTACCGAGGGGCCCCAACCGTATTTGTAGAATTCGATTACATAGATACGGTCGTTCTTTACTGCGTTTATGTTGCTCCAGCCGGGTCGCTCTTTTATTGTTTCGACCGTTGTTCCGTATTCTTCTTTGTTTAGGGCGTCGAGGATTATGACATCAGGATTTTTGTCAAGTACATATTCTGCGCTAACAACTGGGAAACGAATCGCGCTATCACCGTAAATGTTTATGCCGCCTGCCCAAGAAATCATTTGATTCTGCATTGCTTCCTGGCCTACGCTTACCATTTCTCCTTGCAGTGAACTTTCAAAATAGACTGTTGGGCGTTCGTCTGAACTGAGGTTTTCTGTTAACGATTTGACCTCGTTGAATTGTGTTTCAAGATCTGAAGCAAGCTGGTTTGCCTTGTCTGTTTTATCCATGATTAAGCCAATCTGTTGAATGTTTTTGGTAATGTCATAGAGGGTCTTTGTGTCGAGGGTTACGATGGTTATTCCTTTTTCTTCGATGGATTGTGTTACTTCAGGGAACAGCGGGAGTGTAAAAATTATATCGGGTTTTAAAGCGACTATTTGCTCTATGTTAACTTCCCACATGTAACCCACATCGGGTAAATTTCCTATTACTTTCCAGACTTCAGGGGTATAATGTACTGCTGTGAAATCTTTCCCTACTATGGTGTCTCCGCATCCTATTGCACATAGGATTTCGGCCATTCCAGGCTGCAATGCGATTGTGCGTTTGGGTGTTTGGGGTATTTCTACAACTCTTCCAGCAGCATCCACTACTGTTAACCCTTCCGAGTGGGCATTTACTGTTGAGTTTAGCGCTGCAAATAGCGCGTAGCTACTTCCAAATGTTATGGCTATCAAAAGAATGACGGTTAGGTAAAGTACATTTTTTTTCATTTTTTCTTTTTATCTCCTTTCTAGTAATACTTTTTCAAAAAAAAGTAACACTAGAATAAATCCCTTCCGCACCAACAAGCGCTATCTTCTGGTTCAACAGCTCAACTTCCGCAAAAAATAGATTAAAAATTCCATTCAAAAAAGCACGATCCTCTTACAGGATAACCGAAAATGAATGGTGGGGCTTCCCGGATTTGAACCGGGGTCTATAGCGCCCGAGGCTACAAGCCTGGACCAAGCTAGCCGAAAGCCCCATGCATCGGTGGACGCGGTTATTGTTATTTGTTGGGTTGGCTTTAACTTTAGCGGTCAAAACAGAGCCATGGCGCAAGCATGTTCTGGCGCCTTTAAATAAGGGGAGGGAGGCGGCGGCAGAGGGCAACGGCGCAGATGCGGGTTGCAAAATTTATATAACCGCATAGGGCATGGTTAATTGAGGAATCTCTTTGTCGCAGTCCACATGGAAAAAACCGGTAATTTGTATTTTCAGGGAACGCAACGTCAACCCCGAATCCGACCCCTTCGTGGTGATTATGGCACGCCAAATAACCCTCTCGGCGGGTGAGAACCCCAAATTCGCCGGCGCCATCGACGACTTCTTCACGCTCATGGGCGACACAGATTATCTGTCCTCCGTTGAGGGCAAAGCTGACCACTACGTGATGTGCTGGTTTGACAACGACGAACCCGACATGTCCAAGGACCTGCGGCGGCTAAGAGGCGTGCGCTTCACGGGGGACGTGGTTTGCAGCGAAAGCCCCAAAACCCACAAGCGAACCTACAACGCCACGTTTAGCGCTGAGCAGGGCAAAACAAAGTAGCCCCTTAACAGTTGCCACGCAGATGAGCGGTGGCTGAGGAATGCGGTATTTCCCTGTAATCTATTGAGTTTATGGGGAAAAACTCGGTTATTTTGAACTTACTCTTAAATATAACTGAATAAATTTCTATTGGATAAGGTCGTAGACCATGGTGGAGCAAAAAATACGGGCAACCCTCATTACTGGAAGAACTATCGATCAGGGTGTAGGAAAGGAACTGGGCAAGGGCTCAAAAGAATACTACGATAGCGCCGCAGTATGTTTTCTAGACAAAGCCGACATCGTCAAGCTCGGCTTGAAGGGCGGAGCAAAAGTTCGAGTGACCTCCAAATTCGGCTCGGTGGTTGTTAAAGCCAAAAAGTTCCCCAACACGATGACTAACATGGTTTTCATGCCCTGTGGCCTTTGGGCTAACGCAGTAACCGGCGACGACACCTACAGCATGGGTATGCCCCTCTTCAAAGGATTCCCCGTTGAAGTGGAACCAGCGCCCAACGAAGCGGTCTTGACCTTAGATGAGCTTTTACTCAAACAATTCGGAAAGAAGGGAATAACTAATGAGTAAAGTACATGAAAATGTCGTTTGTCCCATCTGCGGTTGCCTCTGCGACGACTTAGAAGTCACCGTGGAGAACAACGAAATCGTCAAAATGAAGAACGGATGCTCCGTCTGCGAAGCCAAAATGGTGCATGGCTACAAAAGCGAAGAACGCATCCTAAAACCCCACATCCGCAAAAACGGGGAACTCGTACCCGTCTCGATGGATGAAGCCATCAAGAAAGCCGCTCAAATCCTAACCGACGCCAAGTATCCGCTGCTGTTCGGCTGGAGCAGCACAGTCGGCGAAGCACAACGCATCGGCGTTGAATTAGCTGAGGAACTCGGTTCAGCGTTGGATAACTGCTGCAGCGTCTGCCATGGCCCCTCCGTTATGGCCACCCAAGAAATCGGTATACCCGCTGCTACTCTGGGCCAAATCAGGCACCGCGCAGACTTGATTGTTTACTGGGCATGCAACCCCTGGGCTAGCCACCCCCGCCATGTAGAGCGATACACAGCTTTCACTGACGGACGCTTCGAAGGAAGCGAATGGAAGGACTTCATGCAGAAAATGAAGGCCGGTGCAAGCCGCAAAAAAATGGAGGTTGCCTCCAAACGGATCGCCCGCACTGAACCGCCTATCCGCCCCGCCGTATGCTTCAATGGTCCGCCTCCACAGACCCTGCAGAAGCATGGACGCAAACTAATCGTGGTGGATGTCCGCAGAACCATGACTTCGGAGGCAGCTGACTACTTCCTGCAGATTGAACCCAACCGCGACTACGACGTCATCGAAGCCCTGCGATGTCTTGTTCAGGACCAAGAAATCGACGTTGACAAAGTCGGCGGCATACCCGTTGATTACCTGCGTGACGTCGCAGACGCCATGATGGGCTGCGAATTCGGCGTCATCTACTTCGGTTTAGGCATGACTCAGAGCCTGGGCAGATTCCGAAACATCGAAATCGCCATTGCCCTCGCACGTGACCTTAACCGCAAAACCAAATTCATCATCTCTCCGATGCGTGGCCACTTCAACGTTACAGGCGCCAACACTGTGTTTGCTTGGCAAACCGGTTACCCCTACGCAATCGACTTCTCACAGGGCTACCCCCAGTATAACCCCGGCGAAAACACCGCCATGGACCTGCTA is a window from the Candidatus Bathyarchaeota archaeon genome containing:
- a CDS encoding molybdopterin dinucleotide-binding protein, yielding MVEQKIRATLITGRTIDQGVGKELGKGSKEYYDSAAVCFLDKADIVKLGLKGGAKVRVTSKFGSVVVKAKKFPNTMTNMVFMPCGLWANAVTGDDTYSMGMPLFKGFPVEVEPAPNEAVLTLDELLLKQFGKKGITNE
- a CDS encoding iron chelate uptake ABC transporter family permease subunit — its product is MTLNGRQKYLNTRHKQSATIILLCIILFVVIIGTIGIGIADVSIDSAAKIVLSKIPGISNLIEPNWTPTQEAIILTVRLPRILLGVAVGFALAAAGCILQGLFRNPIAGPYFLGISSGASFGAAMAIVLNIVVFGTFTLTIMAFLFALLTTLLVYVISRKKGKLSINTVLLVGMAINLFFASLVSLLMYIADEQLRAIVFWTIGGLWSATWTDFYTILPMVAIGFVVAMIFSFDLNVFLSGEEQALSLGINVSNVTKILLFTASLITAAAVSVSGCIGFVGLVGPHITRRLVGPDNRVLLPASGLCGAILIVLADTLARTITYPVEVPVGVIMGLVGAPFFVSIILQKDRKVA
- a CDS encoding coproporphyrinogen III oxidase family protein is translated as MQANPKLPYKRRIKGAFFPLYPLEPFTSSPIQQTKKTSCIDKLLETKNQFPENPSAIYIHIPFCDSFCSFCAIPKIFKLDKHIEAYLTALTNELTEYAKSPYICSTKFGALYIGGGTPTVLNEKQLCNLVIHSKGIFDLLPNAEITLEGCTHNYDEKKLNSTKNAGVNRISFGVQTFNDSIRRLLNLTDTKKQVISRINSAHQIGFTNIDIDLMYNLPGQTVEDFGEDVQTAIDLEIESISFFALHIEPHTRLQTQIQSGNLSVGKPAMEVAMYQKAVELLTKAGYIQESIIAKFTRPTAKCIYEQLRVSPMDCLALGVSSNGNLGNLVYRNTGETHTYMEMIKGNKRPITEVVELSPQEEIRRYLSRGFALQKIDKRDFQQRFGVSPEQALPKVFNRLLNKKLIAVNNDTIELTDLGSEWGQNVCVEFCSEKWKHSLLRFNNDS
- a CDS encoding ABC transporter ATP-binding protein → MKLSVKNVAFTYESSEILQDVTFDVTEGNLFGILGPNGSGKSTLLKCIDLLLKPKKGSILLNEANLFLSDRREIAKQIGLVPQKENSLYPFSVFETILMGRTPYIERLGGETSTDLKAVEEAMQQMGIEHLSERPVTELSGGEMQRVIIARALTQEPQILLLDEPTLHLDVNHQLDLLSLIQKLTREKKLITVLVTHELNFASRYCDKLLLLHCGKIYAAGTPKEVLTPENILQVFKVKTEIEYNKSANYHNIILLSSTTH
- a CDS encoding ABC transporter substrate-binding protein, coding for MKKNVLYLTVILLIAITFGSSYALFAALNSTVNAHSEGLTVVDAAGRVVEIPQTPKRTIALQPGMAEILCAIGCGDTIVGKDFTAVHYTPEVWKVIGNLPDVGYMWEVNIEQIVALKPDIIFTLPLFPEVTQSIEEKGITIVTLDTKTLYDITKNIQQIGLIMDKTDKANQLASDLETQFNEVKSLTENLSSDERPTVYFESSLQGEMVSVGQEAMQNQMISWAGGINIYGDSAIRFPVVSAEYVLDKNPDVIILDALNKEEYGTTVETIKERPGWSNINAVKNDRIYVIEFYKYGWGPSVADGVDAFAKWCHPELFGV
- a CDS encoding formylmethanofuran dehydrogenase subunit B, which gives rise to MSKVHENVVCPICGCLCDDLEVTVENNEIVKMKNGCSVCEAKMVHGYKSEERILKPHIRKNGELVPVSMDEAIKKAAQILTDAKYPLLFGWSSTVGEAQRIGVELAEELGSALDNCCSVCHGPSVMATQEIGIPAATLGQIRHRADLIVYWACNPWASHPRHVERYTAFTDGRFEGSEWKDFMQKMKAGASRKKMEVASKRIARTEPPIRPAVCFNGPPPQTLQKHGRKLIVVDVRRTMTSEAADYFLQIEPNRDYDVIEALRCLVQDQEIDVDKVGGIPVDYLRDVADAMMGCEFGVIYFGLGMTQSLGRFRNIEIAIALARDLNRKTKFIISPMRGHFNVTGANTVFAWQTGYPYAIDFSQGYPQYNPGENTAMDLLKHGDNDATMVISADPGAHFPKVAIQNMMKHPLITINPDWNAISRLGDVVFPTQWCGIEYEGTAYRMDSVPITLKKVVEPPKGVLTDEQLLNRILEEVRAIKVKRGEMVEQAEVKVAHKEATEAPMVCKAPVKPRKAVKKKVAA
- a CDS encoding DUF1801 domain-containing protein encodes the protein MKTQIQTVDEYIAFFPEKTQVPLRQIRQTIRKAAPEAEETISYQMPAYRQNGILVYFAAFKSHIGFFPTPEGVEAFKEKLQAYKTSKGAIRFPLSEPLPLELIGEIVRFRVKQNLKVNI
- a CDS encoding PAS domain S-box protein, giving the protein MSIIVFSLISLLSAIISLGLAFFVLHLNLSNRLNRIFFMTALLGFLYSFTTVIMWMSPDAYTALVWHKLGTLWPFFIALVLHFALVFTGSGWLKNKSRYLILYGPAAAFFLVDLFTTYINTAPTLEYWGFNDQAGGTWVCGVSTVWSAGLPLLAFALCFRYYRNAKEYTQRQRGKFVTIGLSIPIIAFIVTNMLARLLDIGVPNLGVFSTLFFSIFVGYAVAKYDLFTIDAALAAENLFATIPDPLILSDMNTNMIKVNERLTEFSGYNKDELIGEPISKLCGENQEQCNRLLDSLEMERIIRNREMQIRTKQGARRHALVSGSMVENKKGRPLGLTFVIHDITERKIAEEELATTKSYLETILNSMLSAIVIIDAESHMVIDLNNAALRMLGTQREEAVGKVCHNFLCPTEKGRCPITDLGLTMESQERTLTRANGEKIQILKNVVKLDSPIGLLLIENFIDITERKKIEQQLVKAQRLASIGELAGQLGHDLRNPLAGIKNGVYYVKKKGNSISAEQREEILKIIEVAVEDSNRIVTSLIDYSSELHLSLGETTPCYIVAKALAKLEVPQRITIQNQAADDTALRVDEAKIEDTVARIIQNAIHAIPEEGTIRILSRQEGASIKLSFTDSGIGIPQNVIPKLFTPLFTTKAKGMGMSLAICKRVVEAHGGAITVESTLGKGTTVVVSLPHKQQLQTELAAALIAV
- a CDS encoding MraZ N-terminal domain containing protein, whose product is MESGVEVKKLDQQGRIILPADWRESEVNETKEVYVVKRKGCLKLIPKRKVNLTEFFDKADLGVDSIGNWTEFEKKNAGRHP
- a CDS encoding type II toxin-antitoxin system VapC family toxin, producing the protein MRFLDANIFVYAYYKAKKPLSQKEQAMKEQAQNIIRSVSEGKEEITTTVVQLSEVVNILKHGMPKDSLTRVILGLFMLDNVKIVDVTRDGYFAAVELSEDYSFDPNDALALDVMRQNGIAEVYSFDDHFSKIEGIKRLPVV